GACAAAAAGTGTTGATATTGTTACTGAAAGTTCTTCAGAACTTCTTATGAAATCAGAACATAGTATTAAAGCAACTGAAACTGCAAAATCAGATTCTGGTATTATTATTAAATCAATCAATGAACTGTCAAACCACATTTCTGAAACAGTTAAAATTACAAATAGAGTTGATGATACTTCTGACAAATTGGCAGATGTTTCGTCCAAAATGAATGGTGCAATGCAACATTTACAAGATGAAATGGGTAAATTCAAAACAGATCACGACAAGCCAGTAGTTGAAAAGAAAAAAGAGGATGACCATTTTGACCATGAAGAGTAATCTTTTACAAAATTATGTTCGATTTAATTTAGAATTTAAAAAAGGTGAGGGGGCAACTCTCACTTCAAAAAGTGGTGAAAAATTTATTGACTTTGCTTCAGGAATTGGAGTTGTTTCACTCGGACATTCAAATTCTGAATGGTCTGAAGCGATTTCAGAACAGCTGAAAACTTTAACTCATGTTTCAAATTTATATGGAAATGAGATTCAGGAAAAAGTGGCAAGAAAGATTTCAGAACTAGCAGGTTTTGAACTATTTTCATTTTTTGCAAATTCAGGAGCAGAGGCAAATGAGGGTGCAATAAAACTTGCACGGAAATATGGAAAAGGCGATCGATTTGAGATTATTTCGTTAAAAAATTCTTTTCACGGTCGAACACTTGGATCACTTTCTGCGACTGGTCAAGAGAGTTTGCAAAATGCTTTTAAACCGATGATTGATGGTTTTAAATTTGCGGAAAATGTGAGTGAAATTGAAAATCTGATTTCAGAAAAAACGGTTGCGGTAATTTTGGAACTTGTTCGAGGTGAGGGTGGAGTTGAAATGCTATCTATTCCTGAAGTCCAAAAATTAGCAAAAACTTTGAAAGAGAAAGATATTTTACTAATTGTTGATGAGGTGCAAAGTGGAGTTTATCGGACTGGTGAATTTATCGCATCAAAATATTTTCAAATCGAGCCAGATATTATAACTTTTGCAAAAGGTTTAGGAAATGGAATCCCAATTGGAATCGTTGCGACAAAATTAGAAAATGGTTTTGTGGCTGGAGATCACGGTAGTACTTTTGGCGGAAACTATATTTCTTCAACTGCGACTCTGAAAACTCTCCAAATTTTAGAACGAGAAAAAGCGACAATTTATAAAAATATTGAGATTTTTGAAAAGAACATTTCTGACCTCATCGAATCTTTTCCAAACATCTTTGAGCGGAAAACTGGACTCGGATTGATGAGAGGAGTTGTTGTGAAAAATGGAGATGTTGGTGATATTGTTAAAAAGCTAAATTCTGCAAAGGTCTTGACTTTAAAAAGCGGAAATAATACTTTGCGATTTTTACCTCCGCTCCTAATTTCTGAAAATGAGATTGCTGAAGGTTTTAAACGAATTCGGGAGGCACTCAATGGAAATTAATCAACTTTTAGAAATGGACAATGTTCATCTTCTGCAAAGTTTTGTTCAGAGCAATCACCGTGTTCTTGAAACTCTTGATGAAGATGGAAATAACCTACTAATTCTCGCTTTCAAAAAAAATTCTAGCGATGAGGTGATTCAATTTTTAGCTTCTGAAATTGATCCAAATATTGGAAATGAAGTCGGAATTACACCCCTTTTTATTGCAATTCAAAAAGGTCGGCAAAATTGGGTTGAAAATTTCATAGAACTCGGAATCAGTCCAAGCGAAACAGAGAGAGAATCTGGTTTTACTCCGCTCATGGAAGCAATTGTTTCGTATCAAGATGATATTGCAAAATTGCTTTTAGAAAAAGGTGTAGAAAAAAATGTGCGAGACCGACACGGTTTGACTGCTCTTGATTATGCTCGAAAAATGCGACGAAACGACCTCATCGAACTACTTTCTCAAAATTGAAAACTGAAAAACTAGACCTTTCAAAATTCACTTCAATTGGAATCGGTGGAGAAAGAGAAATCTTTATAATTGAATCTAAAAATGAGATTTCTGATTTTAAAGATTTTTTTCTTCTTGGCGGTGGAAATAATATTCTGTTTTCACCAGAATTCCAAAAACCCGTATTAAAACTTGGCGAAAATTTCAAATTTATAAAAACAGAAAACAACTTTTTGAGAATTGGTGCTAGTGCTACAAATCGAGAAATTTTCCAATTTGCAAAAAAAAACAATATTTCTGGTTTTGAGTTTTTAAAATATCTTCCATCAAGTTTAGGCGGACTTGTCAAAATGAATGCAGGAATGAAAGAGTTTGATACTTTCCAAAATCTAAATCGTGTCCGAACTGAAAAAGGTTGGATTTCAAAATCTGAAATTGAGTTTGGCTATCGATTTGCAAAAATTAGTGGTGTGATTTTTGAAGCAGAATTTGAAATCAAAAACGGATTTTCTGAAAATCTTGTGCAGACTTTTAAAAATATGAGAAAAAATCAGCCAAAAGAGAAAAGTGCAGGTAGCACATTTAAAAATCCAAGCGGAAATTTTGCAGGAAAATTAATTGAAGATGTCGGGCTAAAAGGCTTTAAAATTGGTGAAATGGCTTTTTCTCCTCTTCATGCAAATTTTCTAATAAATTTTGGTGGTGGAAATTTTTTCGATTCAATTAGACTAATAGAACTAGCAGAAAAGAGAGTTTTTGAAAAGTTTAGAATCAGACTCCAGAGAGAAATAGTAGTTGTGAATTAACTTTTCTACATAAGATACAATTTTAATAAAAATGGAGATTAAATGTTTGAGGAATTTATAAGAAAACTGAAAAGTGAAGAGAAATTTATAACCCTTGAAACAACTCCAAATCGTTCTGCTTCTCTCCAAAAACTTGTAGAAAAGATTGAAAAAAGTGGAGTTGTTGAAAATATAGATGGTTTTTCAACAACAGATAGCCCACTTGCAAAAATGAAATATAGTTCGCTTTTTTCAGCTGTAAAAATCCAAAATAGATTTCAAAAACCAGTTTTAGCAACTGTTTCAATGAGAGATAAAAATAAGATTGCTTTACAATCCGATCTGCTTGGAGCAAATGATTTTGATATTCGGACGATTCTGGCATTGACTGGAGATAGTGCAAAAATTTCAGATCAGCCAAACACGACTGGAGTTTTTGAGGGTGATAGCACACTTTTGCTTGATATTGTCAATTGTTTCAACACAGGAATTGATTTTGCAGGAAAACCTTTTGCGGAGGGAGAAAAGCCAAAAGAGATTTACCCTTTTACAGTTGTTAATTCAAGTGCAAGAAATTCAAAAACACTACTAAAAAAAATGGTAAAAAAGATTGAACACAGCACGGTCGGAATTATTTCACAACCAATTTTCAATCGCGAACAGGCACAGAATCTTCTGCAAATTTTTGAGAGTGCAAAAGAGAAATGTGGGTGTCCAAATCCGACTGCACAGCTTGTTTTTGGTCTTTTTCCATTGACTCGTTTCCGAACTGCACAATTTTTAGCTTCACATGTTCCAGGAATTGATGTTCCGCAAAATTGGTTGGATTCTTTGAGAATTGCATCGCAAAATAGTGAAGAAGAGGAATATCGAGTTGGAATGGATATGAGTAGAGAATTGTATAGGGATATTTTAGAGATTCATCCAAAAATTCATATGATGACAGCGAATCGATTTGAAGTTGCAAAAGAGGTTTTAACATAATGGACGATTTTTTAGAAGAGAACAGTGAAATTATTAAACACATTAAAAAACTTACAAAATCACTTCAGGGGAGTTTTTCAACACAAAAAGAGCTTGTCAATTCTGCGACCTCATCGTTAAATATTTTTGAAAAAGAGTTTGAGATGAATTTCTCAAATCGAGAGAGGGAATTTCGAGAACTTTCACACATAAGTCGAGACATAAAAGATAATTTTGCTTTTACTGTTTCAATTGTTGAAGATTTAAAAGCGATTCAAAAACTTGTTTCACAAATCGATGACATTGTTTTTTCTGTTTCAGTTGAAGCAGATAAGTTTGAAAATAATGAGAAAATAAATGAGGGTTCAAAAAAGATTCGTAAATTTAGCGATGAGGTCAAAAATTCGCTTGAAAAAATTTTTACAAAAGAGATTAGAAACAAAACTTTTAGCGAACACAATCGCTATGTTAGAAATTCTGTTGTTCATAGAATTGATGATGAACTTGAAAGTTTACAAAGATATATAAAAAGTCGAGAAGAACAGCAAAATCGTATCTCTAAAATGAGTTCTGGTTTTGAAAATCTCGAAGAGGCTCTTTCTCAAAATTCGGCAATTATTTCTGGCATAGATCAGCTAACCGATGCTTTTACTTTAAACGGTGATAAAAAAGCTTTGGGACTCTCTGAAAAAAAAGAAGAGCCAAAAATCGAAACTAAAAAAGTTGAAACTGAAGAGAAAGGCGAATTTAAGCCGAAAGAGATTATTCGGAAAATGACAATTGGGGATTTCTAAATTATTTCTAATAAAAAGCGATTAAATAAGAAAAAAGGATATTTGTATGATTGTTTGGAATCGAACAATTCGGATATTTCACTTTCTTCTTATTATTTCAATAGTCTCCGCTTTTTTAACTGAAGACTTTGAAAAAATTCATGAAGCGATAGGATTTTTTATTCTATTTCTAATTCTCTTTCGACTTTTCTACGGAATTTTCGCAAAAGATAGATTTGCAAAATTGTCGGAATTTTTTCACTCCCCAAAAGCAATTTTCCGTTTTTTTAAATCTGTTTTAACTTTTAAAGAAGAGCGACATCTAGGACATAATCCACTTGCAGGAATTGTTATGTTCTCAATTTTTATGCTTTTGTTTGTTATAATTTTTTCAGGTTCTCTTGGTTTTGCAATGAAAGAGGAAGATGGAATAATGGCTCTTTTTGTAGAAGCAAATTTTCAAATTGGAAAAACTCTGCTAGATATTCATCACATTTCAACAAATCTTTTACTTGCTCTTATTGGATTACATTTAACTGGTGTTTTAGTTAGTTCGATCTTGACAAAAGAGAATCTACCAAAATCTATCTTTTTTGATGGAAAAAAACGGGAGGAAAAATGAGATTTTTACTTTTAATCGCTTTTTCATTTTCAACACTTTTTAGTGAAGAGATTTCTGAAAAGGCAGAAAGTATTGCAAAAGAGGTTGTTGAAACCTCTAAAGATGTCGCAAAGGAGATGGTAAAAGCTCCAAAAAAAGCGATGGGATACACGGACTACGAAGAGTGGCACGAAAATAGTGGATACATTACTCTTGGTCTTCTTGGTGCAACAATGCTAACAACTTGGAATGAAGATATTCATAAAAGTTTTGGAATTGCTTCAGCTGTTGGTATGGCAACAACAACAACTCTTGGAGTTGTCGCACATAAAGACACAGTTTTTGACTTATCTGATGGTTGGAAAAAAGAGCATTGGCACTCACTTTTAGGAGCATTTGCAACAGTTGCTATTATTATGTCAGTTTCACAAGCTCCTGAAGATGCACATGCTGGATTGGGAATGGTTGGTGGAATTTCTGCTGGTATCTCATATGCAATAGTTGAATGGTAAAAGGAAAAATTATGAAAAAATATTTATTAAGTCTCTCGCTTGTCGCAAGTGCTTTCGCATTTGAAGTAGAACCTGTTACAGATAGTGAAATGAAAGATGGCTGTATTGATTGCCATTTTGTTTATCAAGCAGAATTTTTGCCAAAACGATCTTGGGAAAAAATGTTTGAGAAAAGCGAATTGGAAAATCACTTTGGAAAAAAAGTAGAACTTTCAGATGGTCTGACTTCAAAATTTCTAAAATACTATTTAGAGAATGCATCAGATATTTCAGAAAGTAAAGTTGCAGGAAAGATAAATCGTTCAATTGAGCCAGACTCTACACCATTACAAATTTCAAAAGTTCCGTATATTGTTAGCAAACATGAAGATTTGCCAAAAGAGATGTTTTTAGAAAATGAAAAAGTCAAATCGTATGCAAATTGTACAAGTTGTCATGAAGCAAAAAAAGGAAATTACGAAGAAGATGATGTAAATGTTCCGAATTGGACAAAAAGATTTTTCTTTGGTTGGAGTAAAAAATAGCAAATTTCCCCTTTTTGGGGAACTCGATTTTTAAAATTTGTTGTGTTTTTGAAAATATGAGAGCAATTTTGAAACAAGTTCTGTTCGTTCAACAAAACTACTTTTTAAGGCTCTCTCTCTGTTTGTGTGGTCGCCATCGCCAAAAGGTCCAAATCCATCAATAGTCAAAACTCCTGCTGATGAGGTGATATTTGCATCACTAACTCCACCTCGACTCTCAAAAGTAAATTTTTCTCCACTTATCTCTTCAAATCTCTTTAAAAGTTCTCTTTTTTCCGCGGTATCTTCCATAACATCTCGCTGAATTCCGCCAGAAAGTTTTGAAATTATGTTTGGAACAAAAGAGTTTTTCACAACCTCATCGATACCTTTTAAGACTCGGTCTCGTTCTGAAATTTTTTTGTATCGAATCTCAAAAACCATTTTTGAAAAAGGCGAAACCGTATTTGCACCAATTCCACCTTCGATTTTTCCAATATTTAGAGTTGTTCCCTCCTCTAAATTCATCAACTTTGAGAGTGCTAAAGTTTTGTGGGCAAGTTCTAAATTCGCATCAACCCCTTTTGAGTAATTGTTTCCCGCATGTGCAGGTTTTCCAGTAATCTCTAAAAAGAAAGTCCCAACACCCTTTCGACCTAAAACAACTTCACGATTTTCACCACTTGCTTCAAAAACAAAAGCATATTTATAATTTTTAGAAATCTCTTTTGTCAAAATCTTTGAGTCGTCGCTACCTGTCTCTTCATCAGAAACAAGTAAAAAATCTATATTTTCAACTTTTCCAAACTCTCTTTTTAAATTTCGGAGTGAATTGAGTGCAACAAAATTTCCACCTTTCATATCGCAAACACCCGCACCGTAAATCCACCCTGAATCTTCAGAATACTCTTCAAATTTTCCCTCTGGAAAAACTGTGTCAAGATGTCCTAAAAGTAAAATACGATTTCCCTCTCCACCAGACTTAAAAAGGAGGTGATTCCCGATCTCTTCTCTCTCAAAAATCTCTGTCTCAAATCCCAATTTTTCCATCTCAATTTGAAACATCTCTCCGTTTTTATCAACTCCACTCTTGTTTTTTGTAAATGAGTTGATTTTTACAAAGCTCTCTAGCTCTTTAAAATTGAAATCACTTTCCAATTTCAATACCTTTGCAAATATACTTTGTGAAATTCTAGCAGTAAATATTTTCTTATAGTTAAAAAAGAAAAACTTTTTTGATATTTTTTGGTAGATTCACATTCAAAATCTTTTGGGGAATATTTTGTTTAAAAAGTTTATAATATTCACTATTTTAACGGAGCTAATTATGGCAACTACTTTGGAAACTGTAACAGTTAGGGGAAAGGAACTCCCTTTTATTTTTGAGGAGAGTAAGCAATTACCAATTGTCTCATTTCATATTATTTTTAATAATCGTGGTCATCTCGCAGATGGAAATCTTTCTGGACTCTCAAATATTTCAAGTTCTAT
This genomic window from Thiovulum sp. ES contains:
- a CDS encoding 5,10-methylenetetrahydrofolate reductase (PFAM: Methylenetetrahydrofolate reductase), producing MFEEFIRKLKSEEKFITLETTPNRSASLQKLVEKIEKSGVVENIDGFSTTDSPLAKMKYSSLFSAVKIQNRFQKPVLATVSMRDKNKIALQSDLLGANDFDIRTILALTGDSAKISDQPNTTGVFEGDSTLLLDIVNCFNTGIDFAGKPFAEGEKPKEIYPFTVVNSSARNSKTLLKKMVKKIEHSTVGIISQPIFNREQAQNLLQIFESAKEKCGCPNPTAQLVFGLFPLTRFRTAQFLASHVPGIDVPQNWLDSLRIASQNSEEEEYRVGMDMSRELYRDILEIHPKIHMMTANRFEVAKEVLT
- a CDS encoding acetylornithine deacetylase/succinyldiaminopimelate desuccinylase-like deacylase (PFAM: Peptidase family M20/M25/M40; Peptidase dimerisation domain), with product MESDFNFKELESFVKINSFTKNKSGVDKNGEMFQIEMEKLGFETEIFEREEIGNHLLFKSGGEGNRILLLGHLDTVFPEGKFEEYSEDSGWIYGAGVCDMKGGNFVALNSLRNLKREFGKVENIDFLLVSDEETGSDDSKILTKEISKNYKYAFVFEASGENREVVLGRKGVGTFFLEITGKPAHAGNNYSKGVDANLELAHKTLALSKLMNLEEGTTLNIGKIEGGIGANTVSPFSKMVFEIRYKKISERDRVLKGIDEVVKNSFVPNIISKLSGGIQRDVMEDTAEKRELLKRFEEISGEKFTFESRGGVSDANITSSAGVLTIDGFGPFGDGDHTNRERALKSSFVERTELVSKLLSYFQKHNKF
- a CDS encoding cytochrome b (PFAM: Cytochrome b(N-terminal)/b6/petB), whose amino-acid sequence is MIVWNRTIRIFHFLLIISIVSAFLTEDFEKIHEAIGFFILFLILFRLFYGIFAKDRFAKLSEFFHSPKAIFRFFKSVLTFKEERHLGHNPLAGIVMFSIFMLLFVIIFSGSLGFAMKEEDGIMALFVEANFQIGKTLLDIHHISTNLLLALIGLHLTGVLVSSILTKENLPKSIFFDGKKREEK
- a CDS encoding UDP-N-acetylenolpyruvoylglucosamine reductase (PFAM: FAD binding domain; UDP-N-acetylenolpyruvoylglucosamine reductase, C-terminal domain~TIGRFAM: UDP-N-acetylenolpyruvoylglucosamine reductase), with product MKTEKLDLSKFTSIGIGGEREIFIIESKNEISDFKDFFLLGGGNNILFSPEFQKPVLKLGENFKFIKTENNFLRIGASATNREIFQFAKKNNISGFEFLKYLPSSLGGLVKMNAGMKEFDTFQNLNRVRTEKGWISKSEIEFGYRFAKISGVIFEAEFEIKNGFSENLVQTFKNMRKNQPKEKSAGSTFKNPSGNFAGKLIEDVGLKGFKIGEMAFSPLHANFLINFGGGNFFDSIRLIELAEKRVFEKFRIRLQREIVVVN
- a CDS encoding D-mannonate dehydratase (PFAM: Dihaem cytochrome c), coding for MKKYLLSLSLVASAFAFEVEPVTDSEMKDGCIDCHFVYQAEFLPKRSWEKMFEKSELENHFGKKVELSDGLTSKFLKYYLENASDISESKVAGKINRSIEPDSTPLQISKVPYIVSKHEDLPKEMFLENEKVKSYANCTSCHEAKKGNYEEDDVNVPNWTKRFFFGWSKK
- a CDS encoding ankyrin repeat-containing protein; its protein translation is MEINQLLEMDNVHLLQSFVQSNHRVLETLDEDGNNLLILAFKKNSSDEVIQFLASEIDPNIGNEVGITPLFIAIQKGRQNWVENFIELGISPSETERESGFTPLMEAIVSYQDDIAKLLLEKGVEKNVRDRHGLTALDYARKMRRNDLIELLSQN
- a CDS encoding ornithine/acetylornithine aminotransferase (PFAM: Aminotransferase class-III), translating into MTMKSNLLQNYVRFNLEFKKGEGATLTSKSGEKFIDFASGIGVVSLGHSNSEWSEAISEQLKTLTHVSNLYGNEIQEKVARKISELAGFELFSFFANSGAEANEGAIKLARKYGKGDRFEIISLKNSFHGRTLGSLSATGQESLQNAFKPMIDGFKFAENVSEIENLISEKTVAVILELVRGEGGVEMLSIPEVQKLAKTLKEKDILLIVDEVQSGVYRTGEFIASKYFQIEPDIITFAKGLGNGIPIGIVATKLENGFVAGDHGSTFGGNYISSTATLKTLQILEREKATIYKNIEIFEKNISDLIESFPNIFERKTGLGLMRGVVVKNGDVGDIVKKLNSAKVLTLKSGNNTLRFLPPLLISENEIAEGFKRIREALNGN